The proteins below are encoded in one region of Helianthus annuus cultivar XRQ/B chromosome 2, HanXRQr2.0-SUNRISE, whole genome shotgun sequence:
- the LOC110898919 gene encoding aluminum-activated malate transporter 8 produces MEINTSSLSPNSPSPPPPPSSSPTLYTNLKTIASPSKIKHAIVDLAINIKKVGVDDPRRIAHSFKVALAITLVSMVYYLQPFYNGIGEAGMWAILTVVVVFEYTVGATLSKGLNRGFATLLAGALGVGAEAFGSLFGPTVKPVVIGFLVFFLVAAATFSRFIPHIKKKYDYGVLIFILTFSLVSVSGYRVDTIIKLAHQRLSTIIFGGLTCIVISMFVFPVWAGEDLHKLIVTNLEKLASFLEGFGDEYYRVSKGDKSFLGAYKSVLNSKATEESLANLAWWEIGHGKFRFCHPWKQYLKIGVYTRQCAYHIEALSGYLDEQYQVPSEFQIAVQEPCMKMSSEVGKALKELGNSMKRMVYPSTSYDHIENCKKAVDELNIKLKMSMVVERDDILESIPVIAAISILVDIIKCVEKISEAIEELSKQARFKKPKDITSDETETGKPHFRHRGAAIKPVDGGNDRELITITVNSDDEIPQEMDLDKNKREINRL; encoded by the exons ATGGAGATTAATACTTCTTCATTATCACCAAACTCAccatccccaccaccaccaccttcatcaTCACCTACCCTTTACACTAACCTTAAAACAATAGCCTCACCTTCAAAGATCAAACACGCGATAGTCGATTTGGCTATCAACATCAAAAAAGTCGGAGTTGATGATCCAAGAAGGATTGCCCACTCTTTCAAAGTGGCATTAGCCATCACATTGGTCTCCATGGTTTATTATCTACAACCATTCTATAACGGCATCGGTGAGGCTGGGATGTGGGCTATCTTGACCGTCGTTGTAGTTTTTGAGTATACCGTTG GTGCAACTTTAAGTAAAGGCTTGAATAGAGGCTTTGCGACTCTACTAGCGGGTGCATTAGGCGTAGGGGCCGAAGCATTTGGAAGCTTATTCGGGCCAACCGTTAAACCGGTTGTTATTGGCTTCCTTGTTTTCTTCTTAG TTGCTGCCGCCACATTTTCAAGATTCATTCCCCACATTAAGAAAAAGTACGACTATGGGGTTCTGATATTTATACTGACCTTTAGTCTGGTTTCAGTATCGGGTTACCGAGTTGATACAATCATAAAGTTAGCTCACCAACGGCTTTCGACAATCATTTTTGGTGGCTTAACTTGTATAGTCATCTCCATGTTTGTATTCCCGGTGTGGGCTGGTGAAGATCTTCATAAACTCATTGTTACTAATTTGGAAAAGCTTGCAAGCTTCTTAGAAG GATTTGGAGATGAATACTATAGAGTTTCTAAAGGTGACAAGTCATTTCTTGGTGCTTATAAAAGTGTTCTTAATTCCAAAGCCACAGAAGAGTCACTG GCAAATCTTGCATGGTGGGAAATAGGACATGGAAAATTTCGGTTTTGTCATCCATGGAAACAATACTTGAAGATTGGTGTTTATACACGACAATGTGCTTATCATATTGAAGCTCTTAGCGGTTATCTCGATGAACAATATCAA GTACCCTCAGAGTTTCAAATAGCAGTTCAAGAACCATGCATGAAAATGAGCTCAGAAGTAGGAAAAGCTTTAAAAGAATTAGGAAATTCAATGAAGCGAATGGTGTATCCTTCAACTTCATATGATCATATAGAAAATTGCAAAAAGGCAGTAGATGAACTCAATATCAAGTTAAAAATGTCAATGGTAGTGGAACGGGACGACATCTTAGAAAGCATACCCGTTATCGCAGCCATTTCGATACTAGTTGACATCATAAAATGTGTTGAGAAAATATCCGAGGCCATCGAAGAACTTTCTAAACAAGCCCGCTTCAAGAAACCGAAAGACATAACATCAGATGAAACTGAAACTGGAAAACCACACTTTCGTCATCGTGGTGCAGCTATAAAGCCCGTTGATGGCGGAAATGACCGAGAATTGATCACTATTACAGTCAATTCAGATGATGAAATCCCACAAGAAATGGATCTTGATAAGAACAAACGAGAAATTAACCGGTTATAA